TGCTAAGTCACGGCAGGATCGCATTGACGCCGAGCAGCGTTTGATCGCGGGCGAGCAGCACAAAGCAGAGGTTGAGCGGCAGGCAATGATGGATGCGGAGGAGCGTCTGAACTTATTGCGCATGCAGGCGGAGGAAGCGGCCGAGATCGCTGCGCAAATCAGCGCACAGCGTGAGGCGCTGCAGCAGCGGGCAGTGGAGGCGGAGCGGGCTAAAGCTCAGGCTGAACAGCAGGCGCTGCAAGAGGATGCTGAGCGACTGGCGTTAATTGAGCAGGCAGCGCAAATTGCTCAGCAACGGCAACAGGAGCAGCAGCAGTTGCGGCTAGAGCAGCAGTCGCGCCTTGAGGCTGAAGCGCTGCTCTTGTCGGAGACAGCGCAGCGAGTGGCGGCGGAACGCGAGGCGTTTGAGGCGGTGGCAGTGCACATGACGGCTGAGCAGCGTGCAACGGTTGAAGCGCAGGAAAAGATCGCGCTTGAAAAACAGGCAGCCGTCCATGCGCAGCAGTTAGCCGAATATGATGAACAAAAAAATATGGCCTTGCGCAGCTATGTCGAGCAAACTCGCATCGAGTTGGAGCCATACTACTCAAAGGCTCAGTTACAAAAAAGAAGGCTGTTTGTTAAGGTGGGTGTGTTGGCCGGAGGGGGCTTGCTTGCAGCACTGCTGGGCTGGCAGTTATTGAATACTCGCAATGCGACGCCAGCCAGGCTTGTCAAAGCTGTGCCACCCAAAGCGTTTGAGGCTGATGAAGCATCGCTTCAATTAGGCTCACTTAAACTCTCCAAACAATTACAGCAGAAATAACGGCGACCACAGGCCGCGTTATATTTTTTCCAGGAGTTCGTTAAGAAAAGCGCTGCTGATGACAGGATCATCCAGCATTTGACCGCTGATCCAGAACACGTCTTCTGCCCGGCTGCCTAGTGTGTTGATCTTGGCACGGTGCAGTCGCAGGTCGTGCCGGTCCAAAATTTGGGCGATGCGCGCAAGCAACCCCGGCCTGTCTCCTGCGATCAGGGACAGGATATGCATGCCACGTTTGTCCTGCTCAAGATTTACTTTCGTATGGATGGGGAAGTGTTTAAGCTGACGACTCATTCGTCCGCTTGCAATAGTCTCAACCGGTTTTCCCTGTACGATTTTTTCAGTCAGTTCGAATTCGATGTAGTGCATCAGGTCGCGGTAGTTCAGGTCGCTGCGACAGACTTCCATAATCTGAAAGCTATTGAGCGCGTAGCCATGCTGAGTGGTGTGTATTTTTGCTTCTACGATGGTGTAATTCAGTCGTGAGAAAAACGCGCAAATGCGCGCGAACAGCCAGCGTTGATCGGGACAGTACACCATAACCTGCAAGCCTGTTCCTGCGCGGCTCAGCCGGGTTTTAACGATCGGGGTGGTGGTGTTGGCCCGAAAGGCCAGCAAGCGGCTGTGCCAGGCGATTTCCTGTGCTTCGTGATCGAGAAAATAGCTGTCGTCCAGTTGCGCCCAAAGCAGTTGGTAGGAAGCGGGGGTGAGCGCGTATAAATTCAGCGTTGCGGCCGCCTGTTCGCGTATTGCATCTAAGTGATTGGTCGCAGCCCCTTCTTTCATGTAGCGCCGTGTCAGCTGGAACAGGTCTTCCATCAGCTTTGCTTTCCATGCGTTCCAGACCTTGGGGCTGGTCCCTTTTACGTCGGCAACCGTCAGCAGATACAGCGCGACCAGATAGCGGTCATTTTTGATCTGTTCGGCAAAAGCTGCGATGACTTCGGGGTCAGCTAAATCCTGTTTTTGCGCGACAGCGGATAAGGTGAGATGTTGAGCCACCAGCCAGACGATCAAATCGCTATCATCGCGGCTGAGCTGATGATGGCTGCAAAACAGCCGTGCATCCTTTTTCCCCAGTTGGGCATGATCGCCCCCGCGTCCCTTGGCAATGTCGTGGAACAGGCCTGCGATATACAGCACTTCAGGACGGGCAAATTCCCCCATCAGCTTATTGCACAGCGGCAACTCCTGCTGGTGCTTGGGCAGCGCGAAGCGGCGCAGGTTGCGCACCACCATCAGGATGTGCTCATCGACGGTGTAGACGTGAAACAAGTCATGTTGCATCTGGCCGATGATGCGACCGAAAGCGGGAAGGTAGCGCCCCAGTATGCCGTATTGTCGCATGCGGCGCAGTGCGTGGTTAACGCCTTCGGGTTGGCGTAAGATTTCCATGAAACGTGCGCGGTTCAGCGGATCGCGGCGAAATTTTGCATCGATATGAAATTGCGCACGCCACAAAGCGCGCAGCGTTGTTGCCGTAATGTCAGTTAGTTCAGGATTTTTTTGCAGGATTAAAAATAGCTCGAAAATGGCCTCGGGCGTATGTTCAAACAGCTGCTCGTCCCGTATTTCCAGCAGATCGCCGATGATGCGAAACCGCTCGTTGAGTGCGTGACGCGGGGGGGTTACACGGAACAGGTGATCGTGCAGATTTTGCAGCACGATGGTATTGAATTGGCGCACCGCCAGTTTGGTGCGATAGTAGCGCTGCATCAGGTGTTCGCTGGCGCGTCGGTTCAGCGACGTTTCAATGCCCATCTGACTTGCCAGTGATGTTTGAAAGTCGAACAACAGCCGATCTTCTCGGCGGCGGGCGAGATAGTGCAGTCGGGTGCGTAGGGTTTGCAGCAGTGCATCATGGCGTGCAATCTGGCGTGCTTCGGACTTGCTGATCAGTCCGGCTTCGGCCAGTTCAGGCCAGTGCGTGCCAAGTCCGGCAGCGCGGCTGATCCATGTCACCGTTTGCAAATCTCGCAAGCCGCCCGGACTCTCCTTGAGATTGGGTTCCAGATTGAAGTCGGTATCGTCAAAGCGTACGT
Above is a window of Gallionella capsiferriformans ES-2 DNA encoding:
- a CDS encoding [protein-PII] uridylyltransferase translates to MKVAAPQPDISALRESLRRDRGLLEQDFLAQGKAARLLSAHSKLIDHYLRMIWQQLAMPPTHTLIAVGGYGRGELYPKSDIDLLILLDQEPDDALQQQLHELIALLWDIGLEVGHSIRTIAQCLVESGDITVQTNLLEARLLCGNALLFDSLCNKVQQHLDPLAFFTAKLHEQKLRHVRFDDTDFNLEPNLKESPGGLRDLQTVTWISRAAGLGTHWPELAEAGLISKSEARQIARHDALLQTLRTRLHYLARRREDRLLFDFQTSLASQMGIETSLNRRASEHLMQRYYRTKLAVRQFNTIVLQNLHDHLFRVTPPRHALNERFRIIGDLLEIRDEQLFEHTPEAIFELFLILQKNPELTDITATTLRALWRAQFHIDAKFRRDPLNRARFMEILRQPEGVNHALRRMRQYGILGRYLPAFGRIIGQMQHDLFHVYTVDEHILMVVRNLRRFALPKHQQELPLCNKLMGEFARPEVLYIAGLFHDIAKGRGGDHAQLGKKDARLFCSHHQLSRDDSDLIVWLVAQHLTLSAVAQKQDLADPEVIAAFAEQIKNDRYLVALYLLTVADVKGTSPKVWNAWKAKLMEDLFQLTRRYMKEGAATNHLDAIREQAAATLNLYALTPASYQLLWAQLDDSYFLDHEAQEIAWHSRLLAFRANTTTPIVKTRLSRAGTGLQVMVYCPDQRWLFARICAFFSRLNYTIVEAKIHTTQHGYALNSFQIMEVCRSDLNYRDLMHYIEFELTEKIVQGKPVETIASGRMSRQLKHFPIHTKVNLEQDKRGMHILSLIAGDRPGLLARIAQILDRHDLRLHRAKINTLGSRAEDVFWISGQMLDDPVISSAFLNELLEKI